A genomic stretch from Chloroflexota bacterium includes:
- a CDS encoding peptidoglycan DD-metalloendopeptidase family protein encodes MSRGPRLVGILVALVVVGSTLVGSSPTDQAFGADPLSEAQAKQRELQEALASQRRQLKDLQALSATLDQRLNAAMAELAAVSSEYERVAGLLVQVEAQIVEVTARLEALRARIATLDALLITLAKEIEHQNRDLEARETLLQDHYRDAYERSQTSLLEVLLAADSFEVVATQVGYLLTISEQDAALAEEIRQIRASLEQNREILREGRAELASARDVEEAEAALLAARQAELAALKSDLAALKAEAEAKQAAQEAALNAALSAQGNIQTQITANQEAANAAAALVTRLLAESNVQISSRGFRWPEDHFTVTQEWGPTNFVLEPPYTFNGTYYPHFHGGIDIANGCGTPIKAAGNGVVVASGQPLWPWDTGFGVVIDHGGGVLTWYWHLRAQVVVYPGQGLSLGDVIGYEGNTGWSTGCHLHFAVYDHGVWTNPRWYLP; translated from the coding sequence ATGAGTCGTGGACCGCGCCTGGTCGGCATACTGGTCGCCCTGGTGGTGGTCGGATCGACGCTGGTTGGTTCGTCCCCCACAGATCAGGCGTTCGGCGCTGACCCGCTGTCCGAGGCACAGGCCAAGCAGCGCGAGTTGCAGGAGGCGCTCGCCTCCCAGCGCCGCCAGCTCAAGGACCTGCAGGCTCTCTCTGCGACGCTCGACCAGCGGCTGAACGCGGCCATGGCCGAGCTGGCAGCCGTCAGCTCCGAGTACGAGCGTGTGGCGGGCCTCCTGGTCCAGGTCGAGGCCCAGATCGTCGAGGTGACCGCTCGGCTCGAGGCACTCCGCGCCCGCATTGCGACGCTGGACGCCTTGCTCATCACGCTGGCCAAGGAGATCGAGCACCAGAACCGCGACCTCGAAGCCCGCGAGACGTTACTCCAGGATCACTACCGCGACGCATACGAGCGGAGCCAGACGTCGTTGCTCGAGGTCCTGCTCGCGGCTGACTCGTTCGAGGTCGTCGCCACCCAGGTCGGCTACCTGCTGACCATCTCGGAGCAGGACGCCGCGCTGGCCGAGGAGATCCGCCAGATCCGGGCCTCTCTGGAGCAGAACCGCGAAATCCTCCGCGAAGGGCGAGCCGAGCTCGCTTCGGCGCGCGACGTCGAGGAAGCAGAAGCCGCGCTCCTGGCCGCGCGCCAGGCCGAGTTGGCCGCCCTCAAGTCGGACTTGGCCGCCCTGAAGGCCGAGGCGGAGGCCAAGCAAGCTGCACAGGAGGCGGCGCTCAACGCGGCCCTGTCGGCCCAGGGCAACATCCAGACCCAGATCACCGCCAACCAGGAGGCCGCCAACGCGGCCGCCGCGTTGGTCACGCGGCTGCTGGCCGAGTCCAACGTCCAGATCAGCTCCCGCGGCTTCCGCTGGCCGGAGGACCACTTCACGGTCACCCAGGAATGGGGCCCCACGAACTTCGTCCTCGAGCCGCCCTACACCTTCAACGGTACCTACTACCCCCATTTCCACGGCGGCATCGACATCGCCAACGGCTGTGGGACCCCGATCAAGGCGGCGGGCAACGGGGTCGTGGTCGCGTCGGGTCAGCCACTCTGGCCCTGGGACACCGGCTTTGGCGTGGTCATCGATCACGGCGGTGGCGTCTTGACCTGGTACTGGCACCTGCGGGCGCAGGTCGTCGTGTATCCCGGCCAGGGCCTGTCTCTCGGCGACGTGATCGGGTACGAGGGCAATACCGGTTGGTCGACCGGCTGCCATCTCCACTTCGCGGTGTACGACCATGGGGTGTGGACCAACCCGCGCTGGTACCTCCCCTAG
- a CDS encoding YihY/virulence factor BrkB family protein, translating into MTTIADRLKQRLAALSDRSPLIGIAIAAYRGFVDHDAMARAAAIAYYSILTLFPFVMLGLVAASLLIGSGQALDVVIRQVADAFGLDPASVRSAVASVRKSQALLAGLGLGLLVIAVVPWISAVQRGIARAFGDQRRSRARATLGSLLVLGTAAVLILLSGVWSSLIDVMVGLFERFLPGLVIADLTLRFALYLLPGVVVFGVMTVLLRVIPGGKQTLPDVWLGSLVTAIGFVALRIVFDIYVQLFVAGSGGLAGPFGAILVGLLYVDFLAIAVLAGAEVAAAVVHRRDASR; encoded by the coding sequence ATGACTACCATCGCCGATCGGCTCAAGCAGCGCCTGGCCGCGCTCTCGGATCGGTCACCGCTGATCGGGATTGCGATCGCCGCCTACCGTGGGTTCGTCGACCACGACGCCATGGCCCGAGCCGCCGCGATCGCCTACTACAGCATCCTCACCCTGTTTCCCTTCGTCATGCTGGGATTGGTGGCGGCCTCGCTGCTCATCGGCTCCGGGCAGGCGCTCGACGTCGTCATCCGCCAGGTCGCAGACGCCTTCGGGTTGGATCCAGCGTCCGTGCGTTCGGCGGTCGCCTCCGTACGGAAGAGCCAGGCGTTGCTGGCGGGGCTCGGCCTCGGTCTGCTCGTCATCGCGGTCGTGCCCTGGATTTCGGCCGTCCAGCGCGGCATCGCCCGGGCGTTCGGAGACCAACGGCGGTCGCGCGCGCGCGCCACGCTCGGCAGCCTGTTGGTGCTCGGTACGGCAGCGGTCCTGATCCTGTTGTCCGGCGTCTGGTCCAGCCTGATCGACGTCATGGTGGGACTCTTCGAGCGCTTCCTGCCTGGTCTGGTCATCGCCGACCTCACGCTCCGATTTGCGCTCTACCTCCTGCCCGGGGTTGTCGTGTTCGGCGTCATGACCGTGTTGCTGCGGGTCATCCCTGGCGGGAAGCAGACCTTGCCCGACGTGTGGCTGGGGTCGCTGGTGACCGCCATCGGCTTCGTCGCCTTGCGCATCGTCTTCGACATCTACGTGCAGCTGTTCGTGGCCGGGAGCGGGGGATTGGCCGGCCCATTCGGAGCCATCTTGGTGGGCCTGCTGTACGTCGACTTCCTGGCCATTGCCGTCCTGGCCGGAGCCGAGGTGGCAGCCGCGGTCGTCCACCGTCGCGACGCCAGCCGCTAG
- the ligD gene encoding non-homologous end-joining DNA ligase, translating into MAPTEAVSLEIGGESVSVSNPGKLFFAEAGITKLDLIRYYLSVADGAVRGVHDRPMALKRYPNGADGDFFFQKRAPAQLPPFVRTVQLSFPSGRTADEVIVSNPAALAWVVNLGCVDLNPHPVRGDDLEHPDELRMDLDPGPGVAWPDVRSVALVIRELFDELGYAAWPKTSGSRGMHVYVRLERRWGFGEVRRAALAVAREVERRAPALATSKWWKEERHGVFLDYNQNAKDRTVASAYSVRPLPDARVSTPVTWDEVPDCEPADFTVATVPGRVERLGDVGAGIDAEAFSLEPLLDLVARHESEGLGDAPWPPNYAKQPGEPPRVQPSKRRQPAKGDAAETEAPKPAKPGIPSPTGRRRSRAPLVVVAQAATRAEVEDGLERWKARHPAAAQHLAVDDVLFDAMRGRSTIWWRVRVNLRHVPVADRPEPEPPDPDYDPFREWRESSARPG; encoded by the coding sequence ATGGCGCCCACCGAAGCCGTCAGCCTTGAGATCGGCGGGGAGTCCGTATCGGTCAGCAATCCCGGAAAACTGTTCTTCGCGGAAGCCGGGATCACGAAGCTGGACCTGATCCGATATTACCTTTCGGTTGCCGACGGAGCCGTGCGCGGCGTCCATGACCGGCCGATGGCACTGAAGCGCTACCCGAACGGGGCAGACGGCGACTTCTTCTTCCAGAAGCGCGCCCCCGCCCAGCTGCCGCCGTTCGTGAGGACCGTGCAGCTGTCCTTCCCGTCCGGCCGCACGGCGGACGAGGTCATCGTGTCCAACCCGGCGGCCCTGGCCTGGGTCGTCAACCTCGGCTGCGTCGACCTCAACCCGCACCCGGTGCGCGGCGACGACCTGGAGCATCCGGACGAGCTGCGGATGGACCTCGACCCCGGGCCCGGCGTGGCGTGGCCGGACGTGCGGTCCGTGGCCCTGGTCATCCGCGAGCTGTTCGACGAGCTGGGCTACGCGGCCTGGCCCAAGACGTCCGGCTCGCGTGGCATGCACGTGTACGTCCGGCTCGAGCGGCGCTGGGGCTTTGGGGAAGTCCGGCGAGCCGCCCTGGCGGTGGCCCGGGAGGTTGAGCGCCGCGCGCCGGCGCTGGCCACCAGCAAATGGTGGAAGGAGGAGCGTCACGGCGTGTTCCTCGACTACAACCAGAACGCGAAGGATCGGACCGTGGCCTCGGCGTACTCGGTCCGGCCACTTCCCGACGCCCGCGTCTCCACGCCTGTGACCTGGGATGAGGTGCCCGACTGCGAGCCGGCCGACTTCACAGTTGCCACCGTGCCGGGGAGGGTGGAGCGCCTGGGGGACGTGGGGGCCGGGATTGACGCCGAGGCGTTCTCGCTCGAGCCGCTGCTGGATCTGGTGGCACGCCACGAGTCCGAGGGACTGGGCGACGCTCCCTGGCCGCCCAACTACGCCAAGCAGCCGGGGGAGCCGCCCCGGGTCCAGCCATCCAAACGCCGGCAGCCGGCGAAGGGCGATGCGGCTGAGACCGAAGCGCCCAAGCCGGCCAAGCCGGGAATCCCCTCCCCCACCGGCCGCCGCCGCTCGCGCGCCCCGCTGGTGGTAGTAGCACAGGCTGCGACGCGGGCCGAGGTTGAGGACGGGCTCGAGCGCTGGAAGGCCCGTCACCCGGCGGCCGCGCAGCACCTGGCCGTGGACGACGTCCTGTTCGACGCCATGCGCGGCCGCTCCACGATCTGGTGGCGGGTGCGGGTAAATCTGCGCCACGTCCCGGTTGCGGATCGCCCGGAACCCGAACCACCCGACCCCGACTACGACCCGTTTCGCGAGTGGCGCGAGTCCAGCGCTCGTCCGGGCTGA
- a CDS encoding flavin monoamine oxidase family protein codes for MDPTTTPLEADVDEQPEPSAEPPSPAIMAVPQEGLGPPGGTPKRVIVIGAGMAGLVAAFELARQGHQPIVLEAQNRVGGRVYTMRSFAPGLYGEAGAMRIPRVHDLTLAYCDLFGLELRPFLMGNPKGLVYVAGERMTAEEAGLEPDRLGFEVAEHERGRTYGDLWDEATRDLREMLERDGPPAWDEIVHQYDQYSLREFLILKGFSEGAIEMYGVMNFVEADMNNAVIEELREDLGGAFEDMQEIVGGMDLLPRAFYSQLEERIRFGAEVFAMEQDAEGVTVHFKTEAGRYTERGDYAICAIPFSVLRQVEVLTPFSREKQRAVRQLNYSASTKVLFQVRERVWETDDGIFGGATVTDLPIRRINYPTPDPTTPRGVLLASYTWSQDAARWGAMDEETRQEEALQDVGRIHPRIRDVYEVGASHAWDNDRFANGAFALFQPEQQTQLQADIVQPEGRIHFAGEHCSLHHAWIQGALESGIRAAQGIHTAP; via the coding sequence ATGGACCCGACGACGACTCCCCTGGAGGCCGACGTCGACGAGCAACCAGAGCCTTCGGCGGAGCCGCCCTCACCCGCAATCATGGCCGTGCCACAGGAGGGGTTGGGGCCGCCCGGCGGCACCCCCAAACGGGTGATCGTGATCGGGGCCGGCATGGCCGGGCTGGTCGCCGCCTTCGAGCTCGCCCGCCAGGGACATCAGCCCATCGTCCTCGAGGCCCAGAACCGGGTCGGTGGCCGGGTCTACACCATGCGCTCGTTCGCCCCCGGGCTGTACGGCGAGGCGGGGGCCATGCGGATCCCGCGCGTCCATGACCTGACACTCGCCTACTGCGACCTGTTCGGCCTGGAGCTGCGTCCGTTCCTGATGGGCAACCCCAAGGGCCTGGTCTATGTCGCCGGCGAGCGGATGACCGCCGAGGAGGCGGGACTGGAGCCCGACCGTCTGGGGTTCGAAGTGGCCGAACACGAGCGCGGGCGGACCTATGGCGACCTGTGGGACGAGGCGACGCGCGACCTGCGGGAGATGCTGGAACGGGACGGACCGCCAGCCTGGGACGAGATCGTGCACCAGTACGACCAGTACTCGCTCCGCGAGTTCCTCATCCTGAAGGGCTTCTCCGAAGGCGCCATTGAGATGTACGGCGTCATGAACTTCGTCGAGGCCGACATGAACAATGCCGTCATTGAGGAGCTGCGCGAGGACCTGGGCGGCGCCTTCGAGGACATGCAGGAGATCGTGGGCGGCATGGACCTGCTGCCGCGCGCGTTCTACTCCCAGCTGGAGGAGCGGATCCGCTTCGGCGCCGAAGTGTTCGCGATGGAGCAGGACGCGGAAGGCGTGACAGTCCACTTCAAGACCGAGGCCGGCCGCTACACCGAGCGGGGCGACTACGCCATCTGCGCGATTCCCTTTTCGGTCCTCCGCCAGGTCGAGGTCCTGACCCCGTTCTCGCGGGAGAAGCAGCGGGCCGTGCGCCAGCTCAACTACTCCGCCTCGACCAAGGTCCTGTTCCAGGTCCGCGAACGGGTGTGGGAGACCGATGACGGGATCTTCGGCGGTGCCACCGTGACCGATCTCCCCATCCGCCGCATCAACTACCCGACCCCCGACCCAACCACCCCGCGCGGCGTCCTGCTGGCCTCATACACCTGGTCGCAGGACGCGGCCCGGTGGGGGGCGATGGACGAGGAGACGCGTCAGGAGGAAGCGCTCCAGGATGTGGGCCGCATCCACCCACGGATTCGCGACGTGTACGAGGTGGGCGCATCGCACGCGTGGGACAACGACCGCTTTGCCAACGGTGCGTTCGCCCTGTTCCAGCCCGAGCAGCAGACGCAGCTACAGGCCGACATCGTTCAACCCGAGGGCCGGATCCATTTCGCAGGTGAGCACTGTTCGCTCCACCACGCCTGGATCCAGGGCGCGCTGGAGTCGGGGATCCGGGCCGCCCAGGGCATTCACACCGCCCCCTAG